ATTTTCTGCATTCTCTCTCCTGTTTCGTTTGCTCCTACAATAATGATTTTCTTGAAATTATATCCTTTTGATCTTATTTCTTTTAAAAGCTTCATTGAAATATATCTGGAGATCAACAGAATTCCGAAAAAGAAAATGTAGAAATATAAAAGCCTTAATCTTGAAATATCTGTGAATTTTAAGAAAACAACAAAAATTGCGATCAGGAAAGCATGCATTACCAATTTCCGAATGGTTCTCGAAAGGATCGATTCGATACGTTCAATTCGAATCATTCGATAGGAATCTTTGTTTAAAAGTAATCCTATCCAAATTAAATTAGCCAGCAGTGAAACTGTTTTTTCTTCCTTGATCCAAAGTCCGTCAAGGTTTCCAAATCTGGCTAAAAAAGACAAAACAATAGCTGAATTTAGCAAAATAACATCCCAGCATACAAACAAAAGTTTGAAATATCGGGACATTCTAAAACGTGATAATTCTTCTAAAATTTTCATATTTACTTGCTAAATCTGGCTCTTAAAATTTCAATTGCAAAATAACGTTTTAATTATATTAATAATCTTATTTTTTTTAGTGTATTCTTTAAAAATTTACCTTTATATTAATCCCAATTTAAAAGGCAGATCATGCGCGGATTTATTTTATTCTTTTTTATAACTGTTTTTTCAGCTTACTCTCAAAAACTCAAACCAGAGTATTCTGTAAAATTAAGCGATTCTATTAAAGAAACTTCCGGTTTAACTGCTTTCAATAATTTGTTATGGACACACAATGATGATCATGACAAAACTATTTACGGTCTGGATTCTTTGGGAAAAATTAAAAAGAAAATTATTCTTGAAAATGTTGTAAATCATGACTGGGAAGAGATTTCGCAGGATAGTTCGTTTTTATATATTGGTGATTTTGGAAATAATTACAGCGGAAACAGACAGGATTTGAATATTCTGAAAATAGAAAAAAAATCATTTTTAGAACAACATCCGGTTATCGAAAAAATATCTTTTCAATATGCTGATCAAACTGATTTTTCAGCACAAAATCACAATTCGACCGATTTTGATTGTGAAGCTTTTATTGTTTCTAAAGACAGTATTTATTTGTTTACCAAACAATGGAAATCGTCTAAAACGGATATTTATGTTTTACCTAATGTTCCCGGAAATCATATTGCTAAATTTAAAAATACATTAAACACTCAGGGCTTAGTGACGGGCGCCGCTTTTGTAGAAGAAAAGAAAATTATTGTTCTCTGTGGCTATTCTAAAACCGGAAAATCGTTTCTTTATCTTTTATATGATTTTAAAAATGATGATTTTTTATCCGGAAATAAACAGCGAATTGGTCTCAAACTTCCCTTCCATCAAATTGAAGGAATTGCGACAAAAGACGGTCTTCATTATTTTATTACGAATGAATCTTTGGTTCGGAAACCTATTATAAATAATCCTCAGCAAATTCATTATTTAGATTTGAGTTCTTTTCTGAGTTCCTATTTTCATAAATAAAGATTTTGCGGAATTTGATTTCTTATTTAAATCAAATTCCGCAAAAAACTTATTTATTTTATTTTAGATAATAAATTAAAAGAAGGTATCCCAAACTTCACCGGCGAATAATTTCCCAAATTTGGTTACAGCACTTATCGATTCTTTAGTGTTATCCGGGTAAATCGCTTTCATTGTCTGAAGCTGTTTCATGAAATCTCCTATCGCAATTTTCAGGATTCCTTTTCCCATTACTTTGCTTTTATTTTCATCTTCATACACGGTTATATAAAGTGTTGTTGTATCTGACCAAATATCAAAACCTTTATCGTCTCGTATGTCTTTAAAACCGTAGAAATAATAGGCAGGTCCTTCATACGTTTTAAGCTGCATGCTATACTTCATTAGTTTTGTTTTGGTGTCATTTTCATCTTTTACAAATAAATTAAAAATCCCATTGGTAATAGTAATTGGATGTTTTGAAAGCGCCGGACAATGAACGGTACCAATCATACCAGCTCTGTGATTGCTGTCTATCGAAAAAGCTTCAACATCCTGCGATTGAATGGTTAAAGTGAATTCGAATGGTGAATTATTGCTTTCTCCTTCGTCATATCCTCTTCTGAAATCTTCTTTTTCGTTCAGTGAAATAAAACCTCGCATTGTTTCGGTAAAGGAAACACCAACTTCGTATTCCTTTAAAGGTGATTCAGTTACGGTTTTAAAATCATAATTCAGTGTTTTTTGATTTTCTTCTATAATGATTTTTGAATTTCTTTCTGCTAAAGCTGAAATCGTCAACAGCGGATTTGTCCCTAACGGACGCGGGATTATGGATCCATCCATTACATACAATCCCTGATGTAAATCATTTTTACTTGTATTGGTGTAAACCTGACCACAGTGGTTGGTAAC
The sequence above is a segment of the Flavobacterium sp. genome. Coding sequences within it:
- a CDS encoding T9SS C-terminal target domain-containing protein yields the protein MRGFILFFFITVFSAYSQKLKPEYSVKLSDSIKETSGLTAFNNLLWTHNDDHDKTIYGLDSLGKIKKKIILENVVNHDWEEISQDSSFLYIGDFGNNYSGNRQDLNILKIEKKSFLEQHPVIEKISFQYADQTDFSAQNHNSTDFDCEAFIVSKDSIYLFTKQWKSSKTDIYVLPNVPGNHIAKFKNTLNTQGLVTGAAFVEEKKIIVLCGYSKTGKSFLYLLYDFKNDDFLSGNKQRIGLKLPFHQIEGIATKDGLHYFITNESLVRKPIINNPQQIHYLDLSSFLSSYFHK